The Watersipora subatra chromosome 1, tzWatSuba1.1, whole genome shotgun sequence genome has a window encoding:
- the LOC137397325 gene encoding uncharacterized protein, translating to MALQHITLCLLLSASCTLGVYWLEGPESGTRDDSPSHVFCPNGYYAAECHCHDASICDGTRLYTDNTRRCTAFKRWGVGGKVKAMVQCKSAKGYDIRVVYNLTSTSNAIKCPEGFAMESCTKNDPWIQARDTVLFYTLTEEGIACGWKKSSGSNNNDMRMSAVCLKESHCTEIIN from the exons ATGGCACTTCAACACATTACTCTCTGTCTTCTACTCTCCGCTAGCTGCACTCTAG GTGTATATTGGTTGGAAGGTCCTGAAAGTGGCACGAGGGATGATTCACCTTCCCATGTCTTCTGCCCAA ATGGATACTACGCAGCTGAGTGCCATTGTCATGATGCAAGTATTTGTGATGGAACTCGTCTATATACTGATAATACAAGGAGATGCACCGCCTTCAAACGATGGGGTGTCGGAGGGAAAGTAAAA GCAATGGTGCAGTGCAAGTCAGCTAAAGGATATGACATCAGAGTGGTGTACAATCTTACATCAACAAGCAATGCTATCAAGTGTCCGGAAGG GTTTGCCATGGAGTCTTGTACAAAGAATGACCCATGGATTCAAGCTCGAGacacagttttattttacacGTTAACCGAAGAGGGCATAGCGTGTGGTTGGAAAAAATCATCAGGATCCAACAACAATGACATGCGAATGTCTGCAGTTTGTCTCAAAGAGTCACACTGTACAGAGATAATAAACTGA